In a genomic window of Shouchella clausii:
- a CDS encoding D-serine ammonia-lyase: MDIAGKNREQWLEAYPLLQQIVSTKEVWWANPNRQPASEGLARLPLKEEDVKKAEQRLRRFAPYIASVFPETKGAGGLIESPLIDIATMKHKLEQRFGQSVPGRLLLKGDHALPISGSIKARGGIYEVLKHAESLLVEQQILTKQDDYSLIATDATQSFFSSYAIVVGSTGNLGLSIGIISAKLGFRVTVHMSADAKQWKKDMLREKGVRVVEHSADYSKAVEEGRKESDADPNSYFIDDEHSIDLFVGYAVAAFRLKEQLQEKGIAVTKDQPLHVYLPCGVGGGPGGVAFGLKLVFGDAIRCFFAEPTHSPCMLIGMLTGKHHHVSVQDFGIDNQTAADGLAVGRPSGFVGRMMAPLLEGIYTIADSMLYTLLADLADAEGLYLEPSAVAGLYGPVQLEKRGLYTGAATHLVWATGGSMVPKEVMETDYQLGVNLRTEQ; encoded by the coding sequence GTGGACATAGCAGGCAAAAACCGAGAGCAATGGTTGGAAGCTTACCCACTCTTACAACAGATTGTATCAACAAAGGAAGTGTGGTGGGCCAATCCGAACAGGCAGCCTGCAAGCGAAGGGCTAGCACGCCTTCCTTTAAAGGAAGAGGACGTAAAGAAAGCAGAACAGCGGTTGCGGCGCTTTGCCCCATACATAGCAAGCGTGTTTCCGGAAACGAAAGGGGCAGGGGGTTTGATCGAGTCGCCGCTTATCGACATTGCCACAATGAAGCACAAGCTTGAACAACGATTTGGCCAAAGCGTGCCAGGCCGGCTTTTGCTGAAAGGCGATCACGCGCTGCCTATTTCAGGGTCCATTAAAGCGCGGGGCGGTATTTATGAAGTGTTGAAACATGCGGAAAGCTTGTTAGTGGAACAACAAATTCTCACTAAACAAGACGATTATTCATTGATCGCCACTGACGCGACCCAATCGTTTTTTTCTTCTTATGCCATTGTTGTTGGATCAACAGGGAATTTAGGGTTGAGCATTGGCATCATTAGCGCAAAGCTAGGTTTTCGCGTGACGGTGCACATGTCAGCCGATGCAAAGCAATGGAAAAAGGACATGTTGCGAGAAAAAGGCGTACGTGTGGTCGAACATTCCGCCGATTACAGCAAGGCAGTCGAAGAAGGGAGGAAAGAATCAGACGCCGATCCGAACAGCTACTTTATCGATGACGAACATTCAATCGATCTATTTGTAGGGTACGCTGTTGCCGCATTCCGCTTAAAAGAACAATTGCAGGAAAAGGGAATTGCCGTCACAAAAGACCAACCACTCCATGTCTATCTTCCTTGTGGCGTTGGCGGAGGTCCTGGAGGGGTTGCTTTCGGCTTGAAGCTCGTTTTCGGCGACGCGATCCGCTGTTTTTTTGCGGAGCCTACCCATTCGCCATGTATGTTAATTGGTATGTTAACTGGAAAGCACCATCACGTCTCTGTCCAAGACTTTGGAATCGACAACCAAACAGCAGCCGACGGTCTTGCGGTAGGGAGGCCGTCTGGCTTTGTTGGCCGCATGATGGCTCCATTGCTTGAGGGCATCTATACAATCGCCGACTCGATGCTCTATACACTCCTCGCCGATCTCGCTGATGCAGAAGGCCTCTATTTGGAACCATCAGCAGTTGCGGGATTATACGGCCCTGTACAGCTTGAAAAGAGAGGGTTATATACCGGTGCAGCGACTCATCTTGTCTGGGCGACAGGAGGAAGCATGGTGCCTAAGGAGGTCATGGAAACCGATTACCAATTAGGTGTTAACTTACGGACTGAGCAGTAG
- a CDS encoding D-glycero-alpha-D-manno-heptose-1,7-bisphosphate 7-phosphatase translates to MKQAVFLDRDGVINEVLSKRVKFVNDANDFHLLDGAAEAIRFFNKAGFLVFVVTNQGGIGLGYMKEKKLERIHEKMEADLKAHRATIDDIAYCPHKPNEGCPCRKPKAYLLEKLAEKHHVDLPSSVMVGDREPDIRAGQKAGCQTVLVHARTEDDFQADARFPDLRAAVPWILAQKRTAAR, encoded by the coding sequence ATGAAACAAGCTGTTTTTTTAGACCGTGATGGGGTCATAAACGAAGTATTATCCAAGCGTGTCAAATTCGTCAACGATGCAAACGACTTCCACTTGCTAGATGGTGCGGCCGAAGCGATTCGCTTCTTTAACAAAGCTGGCTTTCTCGTCTTTGTTGTTACCAACCAAGGCGGCATTGGACTTGGCTACATGAAAGAAAAAAAGCTCGAGCGTATCCATGAAAAAATGGAGGCCGACTTAAAAGCGCACAGGGCAACAATCGACGATATTGCTTATTGCCCCCATAAACCTAATGAAGGATGTCCTTGCCGTAAACCCAAAGCCTATTTACTCGAAAAACTAGCAGAAAAACATCATGTTGACTTGCCTTCGAGTGTCATGGTAGGCGACCGCGAGCCAGACATTCGCGCGGGCCAAAAGGCAGGCTGTCAAACGGTCTTAGTTCACGCACGCACAGAGGATGATTTCCAAGCAGACGCACGCTTCCCGGACTTGCGCGCCGCCGTTCCATGGATCCTTGCCCAAAAGAGAACTGCAGCCCGTTAA